The proteins below come from a single Phorcysia thermohydrogeniphila genomic window:
- a CDS encoding toxin, whose translation MELGKVRLDIEFEWDSKKDEFLRKERGISFEEIIELITPENLLAVREHPNPLKYPNQKIFIININGYAWVATYPSRKWTKVYLRR comes from the coding sequence TTGGAGCTGGGGAAAGTAAGGTTGGACATAGAATTTGAGTGGGACTCAAAAAAGGACGAGTTTCTCAGAAAGGAACGTGGTATATCCTTTGAAGAAATTATAGAGCTAATAACCCCTGAAAACCTTTTAGCCGTGAGAGAGCATCCCAACCCTCTAAAGTATCCCAACCAGAAAATTTTCATAATCAACATTAACGGATATGCATGGGTAGCTACTTACCCCAGTCGGAAATGGACTAAAGTTTATCTGCGGAGGTAG